The region TTGCCGTACGAAGAAATGAAGCTGCGTATGCTCAACGGCAGCCACTCCTTTCTGGCGTACCTGGGTTATCTGTCAGGCCATGAACACATCAGCGATTGCATGCAGGATCCGTCGTTGGTTAACGCCGCACATCGCCTGATGCTGCAAGAACAAGCGCCGACGCTGCATACGCCGGGCGTGGATCTGGCGGCGTACGCCGACGCGCTATTACAGCGCTATCGCAATACCGCGTTGAAGCACCGAACCTGGCAAATAGCGATGGATGGCTCGCAGAAGTTACCGCAGCGGATGCTGGACCCGGTACGCTGGCATCTCGCCCACCATAGCCGTTTCGATATGCTGGCGCTGGGCATCGCGGGCTGGATGCGCTATGTCGGCGGTATTGATGAGCAAGGGCGCCCCATCGACATCAGCGACCCGTTGAAAGACACGCTGGCCTACACCGTACGGCAGAGTGAAGAAGGCGAAGCGCGCGTCCGGGCATTGCTGGCGCTGGATACCATCTTCGGTCACGACCTGCCCGGCAACCATCAGTTTATCCAGGCGGTCACCGATGCCTACCTGTCGTTGGTCAATCACGGAGTAAAAGCTACGCTACACCAGCTGGCGTCGTAGCCGCCAGCCGGGGGTATTCGCCGACGCTGGCGTGCCGGAAAGCGGTACGCCAGCGTCGCTGCTCAGCCATGCAAGCGCGGGAGAAAAAGTAAAAAAACCGGGTGGAGGTACGGAAAAGAAGAATAGATAAGCCGCCGTCGAAGCAGGTATCATGAGCGCTAAATGCCTTAAATAAACAGCCGATGCATGGATATCTACTCTCAAATCAACAGCAACGAACCCGTCAACCAGCAGATTTATCGCGTCTTGCGAAAGGATATTGTCGAATGCGCCATCCATCCCGGCAAGCTCTTGTCCGAAAAGGAGATATCGACACGGTTCTCCGTTTCACGTCAGCCGGTGCGGGAAGCGTTCATCAAACTGGCGGAAGCCGGACTGGTGCAGATTCTGCCGCAACGCGGTACGTTCGTGATGAAGATTTCTGAACAGCGCGTGGCCGATGCGCGTTTTATCCGTCAGGCGCTGGAGTGCGCCATCGCACGGCGGGCGGTCGCGTACATTACCGACGACCATCTGCTGATGCTGGAACACAATCTGCGACGTCAGGAATTGGCGGCCCAGAACGAGCAGATTCGTGAATTTCTCAGTCTGGATGATGACTTCCATCAGTTGCTGACGCAGATAGCCAACTGCCCGCTGGCATGGGAAACCATCGAATCCATCAAAGCGACGATGGACCGGGTGCGTTTTCTGAGCCTCAGCCAGGTATCGCCGCCCGCCAGTCTGATTCAACAGCACTACCGGATTCTTAGCGGGCTAAAAGCGCGCGATGCGGATGCGACGGAAAAAGCGATGAGCGAGCATCTGCAAGAGATGATTCACTCCATTACCCCGATTGCCGAGCAGAATCGTGACTGGTTTGAGCTGCCCTAAACCGGTAATTCCGCCGAATCGTGCCGATATTTATCCGGCATCCTTTCCTTGTCCCCCATCATTCAGCCTGTCTGTCTTGCTGAATGATGGCTGAGCCGACAGACGGCTCAGCCACGTTAACCGCCAGTGCGGTCTATTTCACCATCGGCAAATTCAGCTGATGTGCCGCCGCGCAGGCTTTGGCGGCGTCGTAGCCGGCATCGGCATGGCGCATTACCCCGGTAGCCGGGTCATTCCACAACACCCGCGCCAGCCGGGCATCGGCCTGTTCGCTGCCGTCGCAGACGATCACCATCCCGGCATGCTGGGAAAAGCCCATACCCACGCCGCCGCCATGATGCAGGCTGACCCAGGTGGCGCCGCCCGACGTGTTCAGCAACGCGTTGAGCAGCGGCCAGTCCGACACCGCGTCCGAGCCGTCCTGCATCGCTTCCGTTTCCCGGTTGGGCGAGGCCACCGAGCCGCAGTCCAGGTGATCGCGGCCGATAACGATCGGCGCTTTCAATTCACCGTTGCGCACCATCTCGTTGAACGCCAGCCCGGCCAG is a window of Dickeya solani IPO 2222 DNA encoding:
- a CDS encoding GntR family transcriptional regulator, with the translated sequence MDIYSQINSNEPVNQQIYRVLRKDIVECAIHPGKLLSEKEISTRFSVSRQPVREAFIKLAEAGLVQILPQRGTFVMKISEQRVADARFIRQALECAIARRAVAYITDDHLLMLEHNLRRQELAAQNEQIREFLSLDDDFHQLLTQIANCPLAWETIESIKATMDRVRFLSLSQVSPPASLIQQHYRILSGLKARDADATEKAMSEHLQEMIHSITPIAEQNRDWFELP